Within Wyeomyia smithii strain HCP4-BCI-WySm-NY-G18 chromosome 2, ASM2978416v1, whole genome shotgun sequence, the genomic segment tgaaatgtaaTCCATCCATAAAACTTGAATGTAATCCATTGAGTTTTGATTTCGTACAGCATTTGGAATGGACGAAAATCGTGTTTTTCGGGGATAGTATTTATAAGCTTCAAAATGGTGAAGCTTTGAGTTAGCGAAAACTAGCGATAGATAGCTTTTCATCTAATTTAAGAGAACAAGAACATTTTTTTACACAAGTTATTTTGATTGTGTATCACGTTCATGCGCTTTATTCAATCATAGCAGctagggaacctgtatattggagaaatgacaagacactcaccgttaaggcaactgtcaacatcaaaacggatgacggcaatgcaaaataatACAGCTcgtccgttttgatgttgacagttgccttaacggtgagtgtctcggcgtctctctggtgtagggaacctatacattagaaaaatgacaagacactcaccgttaaggcagctgtcatcatcaaaacgaataacggcaatgcaaaatgatacaactcgctagtttcgatgttgacagttgccttaacggtgagtgtcttgtcatttctctaatgtataggttccctactctggtgtataggctgactaataGCAGAATAAGAATAGAACACGTACTCAAGAAACAGCTGTTTCGAATAAAAAACAACGTGGAGAACAAAACGTGTAAGtgtgaaattgtttcaaattaatattttttctttattttattccAAATCTCACTAATGGCATCATAATTATGTAATACatcttaataaataataatattataatggAGAATAAATAGACTTATAGCTTTTATTTCGAAGTTCGTTTAACGTTCAATGCTTGGAGTATCTGATAAAAACCTGCTCGAATGCACCCCTACAGCATTACATTTCGAGTAACTGATTACGTTAATGTTAGCGAATTAGCATTCCACGGGAATCCAGAAAAGAAAGGTCGCATAACGGAATTCGGTTTAGTTAAAAACATATTGAACACCGCGACATGTCCAGGACTGGTCAGTACCTACCTAGACACATTATGTGGTTACAATTAACCTAACTTTATCATTCCAAATCATTTGAATGGTCATATGATGAGTTTTGACCATTTTTGGGCTATTGTAGGTATATTATGTAAATGTCTTGGTACTATTTCGGTTATATCTCCGGAACAGTTGATCCGAtttcaaattataaacaatAGGGTTCAAGAAGACTAAAAATCGGTCAAGTGGTTGacaaaatattgagaaaaagcatcaaaatggacaaaaaaaaacaattcatcGCAGTTTTGGCCGTGAACCACTGTGCTGTTGTACATTTAGAGTGAGAAAAAAACATCAGAAGAAATGAAATAAAGCCGACTTTTTCAAACTTTGAACAAATGAAAtgtgaaattttattttgaatattttttttttcgaactaataaatttctctcatttctttaaaaattcagatttcaaataaaatattgtttCTGACAATTACAGTTTATCACGAGTTTCCAAGTGCTAGACTCCCTCTAAACTAAAATCACACGCAAATCATGTTTGTATGTGTACATTATTTGTTGCTGTTTTCCTCCATTATAAAACATTGGTCAATGCTTTATGGACCGATAGGTCTTAGCTATaaacaaggagaaaaaaaacattgctcaATTGAACAACATTCATCACAACGAGAATTTTATCATGAGCCACTACttaatattatttattaaattaCGCATTTACGAAACTGCAGTGAAAATCCATGAAATCCATGAAAATCCATTTGAGATAAAGTAATACTCAAACTATTGAAGATGAAATAACAATAATTTCTTTGAAGCTCGTCATAAAAATTCTAGTCTAATACAAATTGACAACAATGTTCAGCTTATCGCAGACAGACGTAAATGCACATttactttatttttcaaattgtgtCCTCTCTTCGGTCAAGAagacaaatataataatttatatTCAACGCGGCGAAAGTTACTCTAGCTCTTGAGAGATTTCGTCTTTTCATGCACAACCTACCATTTTCTTCCTGCAGTTTATATCACGGAACCCCTATATTATTGCTTTGTCGCCTAAAGGCTAATCGTTGTGCAAAAATTAATGAGATTAAATTTGGTGTTGTCAAAAATTTCATTGatgttgaaatttaaaaaaaggaatCACTTACCAGCAGTTAAGTTTTTTGATTGCAGCTAAATCCGACTGTTTAGATCTAGCTATAACCATTTCTTCGGTTAGCCGGGCCATCGTTGTGAAGTAATTTGCGAGGAGCAAACTCTCTGCGGTCAGACACCAAACAAATTTCTGTTTCAGCACGACCGTATTCCGAATGTACACCACTCGTTGAGCACTAATTCAATCGAAACTTCATCAAATTTTCTATTTGTTTTGCTCCATTTTTGTATCACATAGAAACTGACGTATGTAGGATTGGCCGATGCGATTACTTCTCACATTGATTCATTTCGCACTTTCATTATATCGGGACTCTGCACTAGTTCCACTTATTTGCCTTTCACTGTATGCTATTTTCTTCACGTGccttttcaacataaatactttAGCCTTGCGCTTTCCGATTTTTTGATTCACTGTTTATCAATTGGATTTTACTCACGGtaaatttgtttccttttaGCAATTGCTTTGTCGATATTCCGGAAACCGCATATATATCAACTCACATTCATTcgtttttcctctttttttttattggacGTATACAACCGTAGCTTTTCCAACTTATGCAAGTGATCGTCGAAAATTGATAAGAGTGAATTTCTTTGActataaagaaaaaaatctatttcaaTTTGCTCTATAAACCCGCACAAAGTCGAATCACTCAGAGAAATCTTGCCAAAGTTGctattcaagttttttttttccaccGATACTCTTCCTACAAAGGTTTATTCGACCACACGAGCCCAAAACACGCCCGCTTCGCTAACACACGACCGACACGTTCGACGTTGAAAAGTACAATGGTAAACTTGGTAAAAGAGAACTTGAATGAATCATATACATGAGAATAATAAAATAGTTGTTTGCTAAGCAACTAATGTCGCTTTCATATTAGCTGCGGTGCTGCACCGTTCCGTATACCCATTAACGAACATTTCAAGTGTAGTTACCTTGGGTTGTGTAGGCGATAAAAAGAAGTGTAGCTTTGGTGTAGCACCATCGCAAAAACAAAATTGCCATTTATCGTTTTAGCACGAGAAACGTTCAAAAGGTAAAACGAAGGTGAGAATTGTGGAAACGTCAAAATATTAAAGAGTCTTACACGCTTGTAAAAAGTAGCACTAAAATGGGTAAGATTTGACTTCGCTTGATTTCGTTTTGAAATAACCTAGGGGCTAGACCCCtttattttcatgcaaaatattTCAATGATATTACTCGATATCggaaaatatattttgatatttattgtttatctgtcaattgacaacCCCTTCAACGATAATATAACGTCAATGAGCTATGATGATATTAATAGAGGCGTGcctaaaaatgcaacgataaatacttcgtaatattgaatattaGAAATATTTCGATATATGTTAATAGTGTCTTGCCTCAAGGAAATAACTTAAAAACTGAggtggcattgcgcatttcgtttcgagtaactccaacaaaaatatttatctaatgccttgttcagactacgccgcatatcacctgatatcgccagatgatatcgggtATCACCTTGGCTGTTCACACTACAGTGGTGCTtgttacgggagtcacttcgcGGATGGTGCTtgttacgggagtcacttcgcggtgaaatcagagtgaagtgaacaaaatcctattacgagactcacgtaagtgagaaaaacgtcgcaaagtgacatctgccgtggaatctgggttattatgagtgtcatatcagtgaagtgagaacggaaggAGCGactttcgcgtggaattatttcacgaccattttgaacggtgaaatgatttcatgGAGATGGGAAgcgtttaaaaatcgattgatttgagATCTAATGATAATGTATATCGGACTTATGTAGAACAATGCAATTAGAGtagagatgtcagctagttgCCTCACACCAACGCCCTCGTACCATATGTAATTGACAAAATGTGCGGGATAAcaagagcaaaaatatttccttccttgtttttcgcatgcaacgcgaatttcgaaatttgtagggttgcgtcaaatgtctttgGGCCGTGTTACCAACTGCTACAAATCTGGTTTTTAACGGTTTTCTAACATGATATctgcgatagcatgtagccgaggtgatatccgatgacagctcgattgtatgggatatcaggtaatatggatggtgatatggcctcgatagcacgaatcgcctgatatcaggttaTATGCgttgtagtgtgaacggggtattaaaAACTCCTGGCTGCTTGGAAACTTATTAACATGTTGAACAacatgtttcattgttttgattgattttttttatgatgtcacctgttataatctAAGATATTTTCAAGTTAGCATTTAAAATAAAgtacaaagcgtacaaatacgggtgtagtaagagatccgacttggatcatCACTTATATCGATTACCAAAAGATCTAAATGTGCGCAAGGAGTTaatacggttttgcgtgaagcataagaacagcaccgctgctcaatgtcggaagtaaatagtgtagtgtGAGCTTAAGATAGTAATCGTTGAGTCCGTTCTAAATTCAGTTTGGAACATACCAGGCATATTActtgtgcggagagtacaattccgatgggtcaatgaatgaatcataatcattgatggatgacacgttTGATTTTAAGGATATTAAAGATGCAGACTCTCCGGTAACCCCCAGACAGTAAAACTATCGCCTGCTGGGGGAATAGTGCATAATGCTGAtgaaaagcattaaaaacattcaggtaTTTTCGGAGTGAACGGCATCActtatgaaaaaaataacagggatcatcgaggtgggtgaggaagaagagtaagaagccagatgtctccCCTTAGATTTGAAGGTGCTATATATATTCAAAATTCGCTTTAGCATGAAATGCGTTATGCTCAGCATAGATTTGTTGTATTGGTTCCAaacttaatcagtaaatgcgcttatttcgctcataaatgatctggttacgcacattcTTAACTTTTGCGTGGAGCTCAAACGTTGTCAATTCAACTGAGTTGAGAatcttatttaaaaaataaaaaacttgctTAGACTGTCTCAGCTAAGAGACCTTAGTATTGCAATCAGAAACTAAGTATACAAGTATATGTAGTTAAAATATAGATTTATTTCAAATATTGAGTTGACAAATATATACATTTGAATCTAACAGCCAGTGGTAAAAAACGCGCACATCAGCCCAATAAATAATTGTTAAGTATAGATAAAATGCACCTGCTTCGAATTCATATTATTTGACACCTTCTCCGTCAATAGCCTTTAATGCTTCCAGcaagtttttcttcttcttAGGATCAATTTGAGATCGCTTATGGCTGTCTTTTATGCGACTGTTAGAGTATGATTTCGATTGTGTATCATTTCCAATCACTTCGTCACAAAACTGatcaagcaaacattctttctTCAATATACTTTGTCgtatttcttttttcaaactttcaaaCTCTTTCGACGAAGAATCTCGACTTACACTTGTGCTCGTGTTAGACTCTTGATCTGTTTCTCCGGGCGAAACATTTGTCGGCCCATTGCTGTATTTTATTCCCTTACCATTCATCAAAGGTCCTCCCATATTGCGAATTTGTTCCTCCAACTCTGAGATATGGGCCTTATGGTTATAGATCTCTATAATTCCGTTGTGATTTTTCTCGGGCGATAGCTCAGGCTCAAAATCATCATCGTAAGAAAtttcagtggtagtaaaatGCTTTCGTCTTCGCAAAAGATTAGCTTTTGGTGCATCGGTAGAAATACCTTGCTTTAATCTAGAAAGTTCATTTTCGATCGTCTCTTCAAACTCAGCTTCTTGCTGAAGAGCATATTGATTAAAATCTTTACAAAAAGTTTCATCGTAAGGATGCTCTccctttttatcatttttttcgcaATTGTTATTGTCTGTTTCCTCGCAAACTGCTTGTGTGAAATGCTTCTTTTTCGACCGGTATGATTTTGCTGGTGTTACTGCGGGTGTCGGATCTTCGATGACTCCAATTGGTTTAAGTGCTTTCGGGCTAGGGTTCAATGAACGGTGATCACCGTCTCCTTCATCAGGCAGTTTTTTGGGAGCAATCTCCATGCTTGTCACCGGTACTGGTTCGGCCAAACTCTGTAACTGGTAATTATGATTAGATAATTGTAAAggttacactggtcaacacaggtgagACTCTACAGCACTCtctagctagaaaaaaaaatgaaaattataggTTTTTAGCCATTCCTGTAAATTAAGGTGCcacttacattttttttcagagacataaatgagtttcctcgtaaacataacgttgaagcgacgaacccggtgagcaattactatgcgacactctcacctaagttgacgcgttttgataTGGCTAgtcaccaaaactcacaggaatggtaaaAAAGCTTGAATCTCTCTAGGGCAGCTATTTCGAGCTTTAGGGcagcatttttttgcttttgtcgatcAGTGTTATCAACAGAACAAATCATAATGAGAGTTTCATACATACCGGAAATGCTGGTTTTACTGGTGAACCATTGGAAAGTCGGGACAGCTGTCCAGATGTTGGTTTGGGAGGTTTCATCAGATAACTACTATTTTTTAGCAATGTTGATGGTGTTCGTTTTTCATAGATCTAGAAACGTAAATATAACAGTAGGTTGtagacaaaaattgaaaaaatatgaatattttctgGATCGCAGATAATCTGGAAAAATGAATTGTTACAATGTTACAGAAtatatttttcgaactaaatttctaagTTCAACAACGGCgtttacccgttaacacacaagttcattaagcagacagtatgtgcagtagggaaagcgagaaatcagcgaactggaaatatgatacaggttTAGAAAAATATAGCGCATCCcgacatactgtctgcttaatgaacagaatatattattagaaaaaaatgcaacctcATCGTGGATatgtgaaatatttatttttattcaccaAAACCATTTTTTGAGCTTATTTTGCATGCAAATTGCGCATGgaaatttgttcaaagtgttatgtctgttagtctgtggtatacACACCAAAAC encodes:
- the LOC129723825 gene encoding lebercilin-like protein isoform X1 → MSSSILSSISMRSMESLYSNKSSNFSALHRRKVTAARQPAIIIASSNDVRHRVMSARVLRFKQLQNQLEVAHHQIAELTKDNRLLRALQKRQDSALSKYENSNAELPKLLHSHAEEIRTYQTKYRNLQNQNKELLNKLKHKDAHILTITDQNKHLVQLNKDKHLEERERLAERVRDLESRLIEKDNDAKLLARRLQLESKNFKGQIQQEVLKQREISQKLERAHHEIQRLNSVIEIYEKRTPSTLLKNSSYLMKPPKPTSGQLSRLSNGSPVKPAFPLQSLAEPVPVTSMEIAPKKLPDEGDGDHRSLNPSPKALKPIGVIEDPTPAVTPAKSYRSKKKHFTQAVCEETDNNNCEKNDKKGEHPYDETFCKDFNQYALQQEAEFEETIENELSRLKQGISTDAPKANLLRRRKHFTTTEISYDDDFEPELSPEKNHNGIIEIYNHKAHISELEEQIRNMGGPLMNGKGIKYSNGPTNVSPGETDQESNTSTSVSRDSSSKEFESLKKEIRQSILKKECLLDQFCDEVIGNDTQSKSYSNSRIKDSHKRSQIDPKKKKNLLEALKAIDGEGVK
- the LOC129723825 gene encoding lebercilin-like protein isoform X2 is translated as MRISMRSMESLYSNKSSNFSALHRRKVTAARQPAIIIASSNDVRHRVMSARVLRFKQLQNQLEVAHHQIAELTKDNRLLRALQKRQDSALSKYENSNAELPKLLHSHAEEIRTYQTKYRNLQNQNKELLNKLKHKDAHILTITDQNKHLVQLNKDKHLEERERLAERVRDLESRLIEKDNDAKLLARRLQLESKNFKGQIQQEVLKQREISQKLERAHHEIQRLNSVIEIYEKRTPSTLLKNSSYLMKPPKPTSGQLSRLSNGSPVKPAFPLQSLAEPVPVTSMEIAPKKLPDEGDGDHRSLNPSPKALKPIGVIEDPTPAVTPAKSYRSKKKHFTQAVCEETDNNNCEKNDKKGEHPYDETFCKDFNQYALQQEAEFEETIENELSRLKQGISTDAPKANLLRRRKHFTTTEISYDDDFEPELSPEKNHNGIIEIYNHKAHISELEEQIRNMGGPLMNGKGIKYSNGPTNVSPGETDQESNTSTSVSRDSSSKEFESLKKEIRQSILKKECLLDQFCDEVIGNDTQSKSYSNSRIKDSHKRSQIDPKKKKNLLEALKAIDGEGVK
- the LOC129723825 gene encoding lebercilin-like protein isoform X3, whose amino-acid sequence is MRSMESLYSNKSSNFSALHRRKVTAARQPAIIIASSNDVRHRVMSARVLRFKQLQNQLEVAHHQIAELTKDNRLLRALQKRQDSALSKYENSNAELPKLLHSHAEEIRTYQTKYRNLQNQNKELLNKLKHKDAHILTITDQNKHLVQLNKDKHLEERERLAERVRDLESRLIEKDNDAKLLARRLQLESKNFKGQIQQEVLKQREISQKLERAHHEIQRLNSVIEIYEKRTPSTLLKNSSYLMKPPKPTSGQLSRLSNGSPVKPAFPLQSLAEPVPVTSMEIAPKKLPDEGDGDHRSLNPSPKALKPIGVIEDPTPAVTPAKSYRSKKKHFTQAVCEETDNNNCEKNDKKGEHPYDETFCKDFNQYALQQEAEFEETIENELSRLKQGISTDAPKANLLRRRKHFTTTEISYDDDFEPELSPEKNHNGIIEIYNHKAHISELEEQIRNMGGPLMNGKGIKYSNGPTNVSPGETDQESNTSTSVSRDSSSKEFESLKKEIRQSILKKECLLDQFCDEVIGNDTQSKSYSNSRIKDSHKRSQIDPKKKKNLLEALKAIDGEGVK